The sequence TGCAGGATGAGTAAATTTTCTCCCGCCCGTTTGTGTAATTCTCGCCGCGCCTCGGGCGGGATGGCCTGATAGGCAACCTGACGAATTTTGTCGTGGGTAAAACGATATGCCGTTGGTAATTCTTCTAGGAAGCGTCGGCGGACCAAGGCGTTGGCGATGGTGAGAACCTGGCTGAGTTCCATCCCAGTGGTGTTGCTCAACAATGAAAAATTGAATTCGCGGCCCAGCACGGCTGCTGCGCTTAGGACAATGAGCTCGTTACTCGATAAACGCGCCAGACGAGTGGCAATTGTATTTTCTACAGCCTGCGGCAGGGGAAGTTCTCGATAATCGGATGTCGTCGTATCCCAGGGCGTATGCCATTCGCCACCCTCATCTTGTTCCAATAGCCCTTCGTCATGCAGGGCACGCAAGGTTTCCAGGATGAAGAGTGGATTGCCCAGCGTTTCTTGATAGAGGCGCATTTCAAAGAGCGGAGCAGCTTTCGAAATGCCTAGACTACGACGGATTAATTCGCTCGCTACAGTAGAGGATAGCCGCTCTAAAATAATGTGCTGCCGTATTCCAGATTGGTTTAAGCCGCCAATTTTTTGCCATAATGTGCCGCGCACCTGGGCATCTTCGCCGCGAAATGTGCCAATCATCAATACACGGCTGGTGTGCAAAAGGGGGGTGAGCGCAATGAGCAAATCAATATCGGTTTCATTCGACCAGTGCAAATCATCCAATACCAATAGAACCGGGGTGATCTGCCCCCATGCCGAAAGCACATTGGCGAAGGCCTGCACCAGGCGCTCATGTTCATGTTTTGGGGGCAGGGTTGGCGCGGGTACAAGCCCAGGTAATTCCTGGTACAGTTGAGGCACGAGGGGGGCTAAAACCCGGAACCAGATTTCTTCCACGAATTGCGCTAGCTGATTAATTCGCAATGCGGTCAAGCCGCCCGCTAAAGCTTCGATGATCGCAGAATAGGGAGATGAGACATCTCCTTCGAGATTGCGCCCCCACAGCGATTGCACGCCGCGCCACTCGGCATCGCGAATGACCTCGTTCATCAAGCGCGTTTTGCCGATTCCTGCTTCACCTTCAATTAAAACGGTACCACCAAAGCCTCGAATGGCTTCCTCCATGAAGCAGGTGAGCGCTTCTCGTTCGTTCTCGCGCCCTAAAAGCGGAAGCTGCGCGGGACGCGATTCATCGAACAACCAGGGCGTTACCGGCGATGGAGTTTTGGGCAAATATGGCGCTTGCACATTGGGTACGCGCAAGGCAATTTCTTGAGCCAGGGCGCGCGTTTGTCGATCAGGCTGAAGCCCTAACTCGTCTTCCAGAATAGTGAAGCATGTTTCGTATTGAGATAGGGCTGCTTCTGGGCGGTCGAGCGCGTAATACAGGCGCATAACTTCGCGGTGAGCGGCCTCACGGTAGGGGTCTGCCTGCGCCAGCCTAAGGGCGACATCTAAAGCCGCTGTGTACGCCCCGTTTTTCTTCTCAATTTCAATCAGGTACTCCAGAGTGCGCAGATACATTTCCCGCAAACGCTCGCGCGCAACCAGAACCCAGTCGTCATAGAACCCTTCCAGTAAAACACCCTTATAGAGTTCTACTGCTTCATGCAAAGCTTGGGCGCCATTTTTTTTATCATCAGGAGACGCGGCCTCAAATTGCCAGGATGCTTCTGCTTTTTTTTCAAAAACGCTCACATCGATGAGCAGCCCCTCATTTTCGGGGATGCGTATCTGTTGCGCATCGACTTCGAGAATATCAGGCACAAATTTGCGGATGCGCCATAGCGCCTGGGTGAGCGCTTTGCGAGCGCGGGCTTCATCCATATCCGCCCAGAAAATCCCTGCAATTTTATTTCGAGATTGGAATTGCCCGCGATGCAGTAGTAAATAAGCCAATAAAGCGCGTGCCGAGGCTGATCTTGGAAGATCGAGTTGTTCCTCGCACTGCCAGAGCGCAAAAGTTCCGAAGAGATTTGCACGAACTTGCTGTGAGGCCATGTATCTGATTATAGGTGAAGAATAGATAATCGCAATAGGAAAGGAGTTACCTGCATATGTAAGGTTTTCACTGTTGCAGAGTTGTGCTGCAAAAAGCATAGATGACAATATACTTGGAATATGAAAGCGCTCTGCCTACATGAATTTGAACAGGCCTTCAATGCTGGAAACTTATGCGTTCATAAAAGTCAGTATGACCAATGTCCCTTTGCCTACCTGGCTTTGCAGCGAGATTTTTCCACCCTGGGCTTCAACTAACTCTTTTGCAATGGATAATCCTAAACCATTATTGTGCGAATCATCAACCCCTGGATTGTTGATTTGGTAAAAGCGTTCAAAAATATGGGGTAGATGCTCCGGGGAAATGCCAATCCCTTGATCGCTGACCAGGATTTGACACTCTTTATCATGCTGGCGTGTGGCGAGTTGGATACTCCCCTGAGAAGGTGTAAAACGCAGCGCATTATCCAAAAGGATTAGTAACACCTGACGCAAACGAATCGGGTCTGCCCAAATTGCTCCGGTGGTGTCCATGACTTTCAAGGTAACCTGTTTTGCAGCAGCCAGCATTGAGAATTGCCCCTCGATTTCGGAGAGCAGTGCGGGGAGTTTTACTACTTCGCGCGTGAGTTGCAATCGACTGGAATCCAGGCGAGAGAGCAGCAACAAATCATCCACCAGATTGTTCATATAATCGCATTCCTGGAGGATTGTTTGCAGATGATCGGCTTGATCGGCCTGATTTTTCTGACGCAAGGCATAATCCGCAGTTGCCCGGATCAGGGTCAATGGAGTGCGTAGTTCGTGGCTGGCATTGGAAACGAAGGCCTGTTGGTGATTCCAGGCCTGCTGGGCAGGGCTTAATGATCGGCCAGAGAGCCACCAACTTCCCAGACCCAACGCCAAAGAACTGATTCCGGCCAGAATCAGCAATCCCACCAGATATTGACTCAAGACTCGGTCCTGGTCGCGCAGCAGCCTGCCAACCTGAAGCAATTCCGGGCCACCGGGTACCATCACCCGGTAGGTCAGCAAACGGGCGCGGCTGCCATCCTCCAGCCGGATCGTGCGCAGGTCGGAACCCGTCAAAAGTGCTGCTGCGGCTGCGGCCTTATCTTGGGTAATGGGTGCTACGGGCAGGTTTGTGGCGGTGATCAATTCGCTATTGGCATTCAACGGCAGCACAAAAACCGGAGCTAACTCCTCGTCATAGGGACCTTCTTCAGAATGTTCTTCTGAATATGCGCTGGGCTGAGAATATTCATCGTCACCTTCGTCATCTTCGTCACTTTCTTCCCCTTCTTCTCTTTCTTCATCTTCTGACTCATGCGCAATCACAGGGACAGGCGTCGGCGTCGGCAGCGACTGCCCTTTATTTTCAAGCCAGTCTTGTTCGGCATCGGCCAACTCATCGGGCAACGACAATCCATATTGATTCATCAGCAGGGCCATCTTCACTTGCATGGCCTGATCAGTAGCATTGTAGAGGTAGTAGTGCAGCAGGCTATAAGACCCACCTCCACCCAGGAGAATAATGGCAAGAGCCGCTAGAAAATAGAATAAGGTTAGCTGCGTGCGCAGTTTTCTAAGCATCATCGACATTGAGTCTATATCCGATCCCGCGTTCTGTCTGGATGGGGTCTTTCATACCGGGCACAGTAAGCTTTGTGCGCAGGTATGAAATATATACATCGACCATTGTGGTTTGAACGCTGCTGTCATATGCCCAAACATAATCGAGGATATTCTGACGGGACAAAACCTGTTTGGGATGGCGCATCAGGTATTCGAGCAAAGTCCACTCGGTTTTGGTTAATTCCAGAGGGTGTTCGCCCCGGCGGGCGGTATGGGCGCGCAAATCCATCACAAGTTGACCGGCTCGAAGTTCCCACTGATCGGCGGGATTATCCTGAAACCTTCTCGACAGGGCGTGCAGGCGGGCAATTAACTCGTCGATAGAGAAAGGCTTCACCAGATAATCATCTGCGCCGCTGTAAAGCCCGGCGACCCGGTCTTCAACCTGGGTGCGAGCGGTCAGCATGAGCAACGCCATCGGCAGGCGCGCCGAGCGCACTGCCCGACAAATGGAGGGGCCATCCCGACCGGGGAGCATCCAATCGACGATGGCGATATCATGGGTACCTCGTAGCGCCATCTCCAAACCGAGGTTGCCATCATGCGCCAGATCCACCCCAAAATGTTCTTCTTCCAGCACAGTACGTATCAAATCTGCCAGACGGCGGTCGTCTTCGATGATTAAAACGCGCATCTTTACTTCCTTCTTTTTGTGATTTTCTAAGTGTACTTCAAGAAGATTGGAAATTGATTGGAAAACTCGATCTTCTTTCCAAGAAAGTTCCAATTCTTTCCCGGTATCCTTGAGTTCATATTCAGGGCAATTTCGAAGATTCCCTTCATGGATGACAATTGCCAGAACTTACAAGGAGAAAATCATGAACAAGCCAGCCGTTATTTTTTCAGCTTTTTTGAGTGCCATTATACTTACAATCATCGGGGGCGTAGTTTATACCGTGCGCGGTACAGAACCCACCCCAGTTCTCCAAGCCGTATCAACGGGCCCCATTCCCATAGAACAATCCGTGGAACAAATCGCGGAAAAACCAGTGGAACAATCCATAGCAAGCGATCCAACGCTCGAGCAAGAACTCCTTGCGCGCGAGGTCGCGTATCAGGAAATGATTGCCGAAGCCAATGCCCGGCTTGCCGAGCAACAAGCGGCTGAAGCAACCCAGGTCAGCACACCTGCCCCGGTATTGCTGCAGATCACTGCCCAGGAAGCTTCTGTATTTGCATCCAATCACCTCGGCCAGAGTCAGGTTTATAGTGTCGAAGTCGTCAATTACAACACGAAGGTGGTTTATAAAGTCACCTTTAGTTCTGGTGATGTCGCCTTTGTCACTCGTTATGGGGATGTGATCTCGGTAGAACGGGCAGTAAAACAGCCTGACTCACGGCAAAGTGTGGCAAGTAACTCTGGTGGCGGGCAGAGCGGGGAACAAGAACACGACGATGACGATGACCACGACGATGACGATTGAGATTTAGCCGAGCGGTGAACTTTAGAACAACTTCAAGATTTCGTCCACCTTTATTAGCTCATCAAACTTGTTACTGAAATCAGGAAATACTTATGAACAATGCTAAAAAACGTCCCAAAAAACGAAGATCGTTGATGGGCGCTATCAAAACGCTGATTGTCTCCCTTTCGTTGGCAAGCATACTGGGCTTCTGGAGCTTATTCAGCCAACAGAATGATCTCGGCGTTCTGGCGTCTACCACGAGCAACATTTCGCTTGTGCAGCCCAGCGCCGAACCTGCACTGGCATTGGACTTGCCGCCTATGCCCACGCTGATCCCGCCGCTGGATCCCAGCACAATTGTACAACAGCCCGCTGCGGCCCCAGTAGTGTCCCAGCCCGAGCTTCGGCCAGGCTCTACAGTGGTGCTCGGCGGGTCGAAACCGTCTTCAGGTGGTGGTGGCGGTGGTGGCGGTGGAGCGAGCGCAGGTTCGAGTGCCGGCGCAGGCGCTGTTACTGTAACCCAATCATCCCAATAAATATGCAAAAAATATCGTTCAGAGCTATGGGCTGCCAGATGATGGCAGCCCTCGATAATCCTTCTGCGCGGGCGCAAAACCGCCTGGATCGGGTTCCCGAATGGTTTGATGTTTGGGAGCAAAGTTTGAGCCGCTTCCGGCAGGATAGTGAACTTTCAAAGTTGAATCAATCCATGGGGATGATGCAGACGGTCAGCCCGGTTTTGTGGGATGTTTTCCTACTCTCTCTGGAAGTTGCCGGACGCAGCTCGGGGTTGATCAACCCCCTCGTGCTGGATGCCTTGCTCCAGGCCGGATACAGCCAAAGCTTCGAGAAAATGAAGCCTTCGGGCAACGGGAACCACTCCACCCCCCGCTCGCCGATTCCCACGGTGGATGGCCTGCACTGGGACGCCTCATCCCGCGCCATCCAGCTTGCTCCCAATACACATCTGGATTTCGGCGGCATTGCCAAAGGCTGGGCGGCGCAGACGGCTATGAACAAGTTGAAAATCTACGCCCCATCCCTGGTGGATGCGGGCGGCGACATCGCCATCAGCGGTTGGCGCGCAGACGGCAAGCCCTGGCTGATTGCCATCGCCGACCCCCGCCAGCCGGGCGAACAACTGGGGATGCTCCAGGTGGGGCGCTGCGGGATCGCGACTTCGGGAACCGATTACCGGCGCTGGAAAACCGGCTCGGACTGGCAGCATCATATCATCGACCCGCGCAGCGGCAAACCCGCAGAAACCGATGTGCTCAGCGTCACTGCTGTTGCGCCAACCGTCATTGAGGCTGAAATGGCTGCCAAAGTTGTCTTGATCTCAGGCAGCCAGCATGGCCTGGAATGGTTGGACAAGCAACCCCTTATCGAAGGGCTGGTAGTACTCGAAGATGGCTCGATTTTAGAGAGTCAAAAATTTAAGCAATATCGTTTGGAGTAATTCGAATGTCGAATATTGAGAAAGTAAACCCTGTTTTAGACACAGAAGTGGAAAAATCAACCGGAATTATTCTTTTAGCTGTGGCGGCGGGCATGTTACTAAGCATATACCTGCTGCCTGAAATACTGCCGTCTTTATCGTATTCCATCGTTGGCAGTGATCCAAAAGTGTTTTGGTATCTCTCGCGCGGCAGTGCGTTTGTGGCCTACTGGCTATTATGGCTATCGATGGCCCTGGGTTTAGGGCTGACCGGAAAAATGGCAAAAGTCTGGCCGGGGTTATTGCAAGCCGTGGACCTGCATGAATTCACCAGTTTGTTGGGGTTAAGCGCGGCGCTGTTTCATGGCCTGATCCTGACCGGCGATAGTTATATCCAATTTTCACGCCTGCAAGTGTTGATTCCCTTTGCCAGTCAGGGTTATAAACCCATTTGGGTCGGGATTGGGCAAGTGGCCTTCTATGTCTGGGGATTTATCACGCTGAGTTTTTACGTGCGCAAACAAATCGGCGCCAAAACCTGGCGATTGATTCACCTGACCAGTTTTCTGGCCTTTGCGATAGCATTGGCGCATGGTATCGCCAGTGGTACGGATAGCAGCACCCTTTGGGCCGGGCTGATGTATTGGGGCAGCGCGGGCAGCCTGCTCTTTCTGCTGGCCTATCGAGTGTTGGTCAGTTTGCCAGTATTCGCGCCGAAACAAGGTAAAAAGTAGGGTTTCTCACGGCAGTTCCTTAAGAGTCCATAATTTTTCATTTTCATAATCCAATAGATGCGGTATAGTTTGCGGAGAAATCTGTTGTGCCAAATTGGTCAGACCCCGTGGAGAAAACGCTATGTCCGTCAAACATATCCGTGAACTTGAACTCAAACCCGTACAGGCCGGGAGCGGCACCAGCATGCAAGTGCTTATCTCGGCAGAAGATGGCCCCAATTTTGCAATGCGCCGTTTTATCATGCAGCCCGGCGGGGGCATGCCGCGGCACACCAATCTGGTGGAACATGAACAATTTGTGCTTAGCGGTCATGCCCGCATCGGCATTGGCGATGAAGTCTACGAAGTAAGCACGGGGAATGTGGTCTTCATCCCGGCAGAAGTGCCGCATTGGTATAACAATATCGGCGCGGAACCTTTCGAGTTCTTATGCCTGGTGCCCAATCAACTCGACGAGATCAAAATTCTGGAATAGGCCAAACATGAAAGCCACAACCTACGATGTCATTATGGCGGGCGGCGGGCTGATGAGTTGTGCCACCGCTTATTATTTGCTCAAAGCTGATCCCGCGCTCAAGGTCGCCATCATCGAGATGGACACCACCTACGCCAAAAACTCCACCGTGCTCTCCGACGGCAACACGCGCCTGCAATTCAATCTGAAAGAAAATATCCGAATTTCGCTCTACGCCCTCGAAATGCTGAAAACCTTCGCCAACGATATGGCTGTAGATGATGTCAAACCGGCGGTCAATTTTCGACAGCAGGGCAATCTCTTCCTCACCGACGAAGCCAATCTCGAAAACGCCCGCGCCGGGCAGGCGATGCAGCAAAGCCTGGGCTGCGATGTCGAGTGGTGGAGTCCCGAAGAAGTTGTAGCGCATTTTCCGCTTATCAGCACCAACGGCATCGCCGGGGGCGCCTTTGGGCGGCTGGATGGCACGATGGACCCCCATGCCGTGTTGATGGCGTTTAAGAACAAAGCCATCGCATTAGGCGCCGATTTCATTGAGGCCGAAGTCAGCGCAATCACCCGGACGGGCGCACGCGTCTCCGGGGTGGTGCTTGCTTCCGGTGAAATGCTAAACTCGAAGTTTGTTCTCAACGGCGCGGGGGCCTGGGCTACCGGGCTGGCGCGCACCGCCGACCTGGAACTGCCCATTAGCCCGGTGATGCGTCAGGTTTTCATCCTTGAAACAGAAGCTAATCCCGAAGAAATATACCCGCTCACCGTTTTCCCCTCCGGCATGTATCTGGTACACGAGCATGAAAATTGTTGGATGTGCGGGCAGTCTTTCGACGATGATCCCATCGGTTTCGATTTCAGTACCAACCGCAATACGTTTATGGATAAAATGTGGCCCGATCTGGTGGAATACGCCCCGGCGTTTGACCGTCTTAAAATCACCGGCGCCTGGGCCGGGTTGTATGCGGTCAACACATTTGACGGTAACGCTATTTTGGGCGAATGGCCTGAACTTCAAGGCTTTATGCTGGCAAACGGATTTTCCGGACATGGCTTCCAGCAGTGCCACGCAGTGGGGCGCTACCTGGCCGAATTGATTTTGGGACAAACGCCGAAGCTTGATCTTTCAATATTTTCCCCCAAACGCATTTTAGAAAACAAGCCCGTCTTTGAGGGGCATGGAAAATTAGTGTAACTAAAAACAAGGCTGTGGACGGCAAAAGCCGTCCACAGCCTTGTTTTTAGGGAATCGACTGGCGCACTTTTTCGGCATCCAAACTGCCAACAACGCGCCAGAGTTCTTCGCCTTGTGCATCGAAGAGTACAAACGTTGGGGTAAAAGTGCCATACTCACGGGCCAGTTCACGCCCAAAGGCCGATTGAACATCCACGCGTACAACTTTCAACTGTGTTGGAAATTCTACTTCTAACCCATCCACGATGGGTTTCGCCGCGGCGCAGGCAAATCAGAAGGGGGATTGCATTTCGAGTAAAACTGCACGCCCCTGCCCAAACTCGGCCTGAAGTTGTGCCACCTTCTCGGCAGAAGCCTGCTGAGGGCGCAGAATCAGCCACCCGCCAAGCAACGCAGCCGCCACCCCAATTAGAATCGCACCATCCCTGGGGGAATAACCATCCCGCAGCAGAAAGTATGCTGTCAATCCCAATATGAAAAGCGCGCTTATTATCATTGAATAGTGGTTGATAATTTCCATTTAGCCTCTCCGCTCTTTTTTTGTCCTTGACCACTTTGAATTCTGAGATAAAATAACTGCACTTGCCAAAGTGGCGGAACTGGCAGACGCGCACGACTCAAACTCGTGTTCCTCCGGGAGTGTGGGTTCGATTCCCACCTTTGGCACTGAAATTATAACAGCCCCGAAAGGGGCTGTTATGTTTTAACATTTGGGTCTCTGGGAATCCCCCGCCTGTGGCGGGAAAAAGTCAGGAACAGGTCTAATCAAAACTCGCGCAGTTTGCTAAAAAGCAGCCGAAAATATGGGTGGAGGTTGAAATAACGCTTATAATATAAAAAATCTATCTTCTATTCACAAACCGGGGAGGTTCGCTATGACATCACGGAAACAAATCCTTGGGGTTATCATGGGCGGTGGGCGCGGCTCGCGGCTGCATCCATTAACCCAGGAACGCGCCAAACCGGCGGTGCCCATCGCCGGTAAATACCGCCTGATCGAT comes from Chloroflexota bacterium and encodes:
- a CDS encoding cupin domain-containing protein, which encodes MSVKHIRELELKPVQAGSGTSMQVLISAEDGPNFAMRRFIMQPGGGMPRHTNLVEHEQFVLSGHARIGIGDEVYEVSTGNVVFIPAEVPHWYNNIGAEPFEFLCLVPNQLDEIKILE
- a CDS encoding HAMP domain-containing histidine kinase, whose product is MMLRKLRTQLTLFYFLAALAIILLGGGGSYSLLHYYLYNATDQAMQVKMALLMNQYGLSLPDELADAEQDWLENKGQSLPTPTPVPVIAHESEDEEREEGEESDEDDEGDDEYSQPSAYSEEHSEEGPYDEELAPVFVLPLNANSELITATNLPVAPITQDKAAAAAALLTGSDLRTIRLEDGSRARLLTYRVMVPGGPELLQVGRLLRDQDRVLSQYLVGLLILAGISSLALGLGSWWLSGRSLSPAQQAWNHQQAFVSNASHELRTPLTLIRATADYALRQKNQADQADHLQTILQECDYMNNLVDDLLLLSRLDSSRLQLTREVVKLPALLSEIEGQFSMLAAAKQVTLKVMDTTGAIWADPIRLRQVLLILLDNALRFTPSQGSIQLATRQHDKECQILVSDQGIGISPEHLPHIFERFYQINNPGVDDSHNNGLGLSIAKELVEAQGGKISLQSQVGKGTLVILTFMNA
- a CDS encoding FAD:protein FMN transferase; protein product: MQKISFRAMGCQMMAALDNPSARAQNRLDRVPEWFDVWEQSLSRFRQDSELSKLNQSMGMMQTVSPVLWDVFLLSLEVAGRSSGLINPLVLDALLQAGYSQSFEKMKPSGNGNHSTPRSPIPTVDGLHWDASSRAIQLAPNTHLDFGGIAKGWAAQTAMNKLKIYAPSLVDAGGDIAISGWRADGKPWLIAIADPRQPGEQLGMLQVGRCGIATSGTDYRRWKTGSDWQHHIIDPRSGKPAETDVLSVTAVAPTVIEAEMAAKVVLISGSQHGLEWLDKQPLIEGLVVLEDGSILESQKFKQYRLE
- a CDS encoding response regulator transcription factor, which gives rise to MRVLIIEDDRRLADLIRTVLEEEHFGVDLAHDGNLGLEMALRGTHDIAIVDWMLPGRDGPSICRAVRSARLPMALLMLTARTQVEDRVAGLYSGADDYLVKPFSIDELIARLHALSRRFQDNPADQWELRAGQLVMDLRAHTARRGEHPLELTKTEWTLLEYLMRHPKQVLSRQNILDYVWAYDSSVQTTMVDVYISYLRTKLTVPGMKDPIQTERGIGYRLNVDDA
- a CDS encoding thioredoxin family protein — protein: MDGLEVEFPTQLKVVRVDVQSAFGRELAREYGTFTPTFVLFDAQGEELWRVVGSLDAEKVRQSIP
- a CDS encoding tetratricopeptide repeat protein, with translation MASQQVRANLFGTFALWQCEEQLDLPRSASARALLAYLLLHRGQFQSRNKIAGIFWADMDEARARKALTQALWRIRKFVPDILEVDAQQIRIPENEGLLIDVSVFEKKAEASWQFEAASPDDKKNGAQALHEAVELYKGVLLEGFYDDWVLVARERLREMYLRTLEYLIEIEKKNGAYTAALDVALRLAQADPYREAAHREVMRLYYALDRPEAALSQYETCFTILEDELGLQPDRQTRALAQEIALRVPNVQAPYLPKTPSPVTPWLFDESRPAQLPLLGRENEREALTCFMEEAIRGFGGTVLIEGEAGIGKTRLMNEVIRDAEWRGVQSLWGRNLEGDVSSPYSAIIEALAGGLTALRINQLAQFVEEIWFRVLAPLVPQLYQELPGLVPAPTLPPKHEHERLVQAFANVLSAWGQITPVLLVLDDLHWSNETDIDLLIALTPLLHTSRVLMIGTFRGEDAQVRGTLWQKIGGLNQSGIRQHIILERLSSTVASELIRRSLGISKAAPLFEMRLYQETLGNPLFILETLRALHDEGLLEQDEGGEWHTPWDTTTSDYRELPLPQAVENTIATRLARLSSNELIVLSAAAVLGREFNFSLLSNTTGMELSQVLTIANALVRRRFLEELPTAYRFTHDKIRQVAYQAIPPEARRELHKRAGENLLILQPDQIETLAHHFTEGHLWDQAATHNRRAGDRAKSMYANRTAALYYARALEAFEKFPGDIDPVHQFELRAAREAVYALLGERENQKTDLDALTALLENLKVTTPERRSKIALRWVDYWEAISDYPAAIRAVRHAVEQAKLAGDKESQHQAHVKWGQMLRQHGDYPQARQHLEIAYQLSLENRDPLAQAISLNALGVVFFNCGNYDAALDYSRRALEVGQPTGDQALLAEVHNALGGVFHFLADFQAGIDHHQRSLNLRRAIGDRRFEISSLYNLAITYSDSGDLHSAREKLVEVCDLSQAVGDRRLEGYGWVFLGLVLEQLGELDNARDAYSQGLELRREVGLNAMANDPLAGLARCATAEGNHATAVSYAEQVLDWIEENGTDGIGDPLLAYVGVYRALLAAGESDRGLVALQAAYNLLMQFAENIADPERRRAYLHDIDPGRPIWNDYHKYILGQSKVLLPCADAPLGRPLLASEWVEITWTANTPEDEKFEGKTERRQHQLLRLVQEAQEQAAAPTVGHLAKALGVSDRTIKRDLAALRDSGHIVATRGA
- a CDS encoding FAD-binding oxidoreductase, encoding MKATTYDVIMAGGGLMSCATAYYLLKADPALKVAIIEMDTTYAKNSTVLSDGNTRLQFNLKENIRISLYALEMLKTFANDMAVDDVKPAVNFRQQGNLFLTDEANLENARAGQAMQQSLGCDVEWWSPEEVVAHFPLISTNGIAGGAFGRLDGTMDPHAVLMAFKNKAIALGADFIEAEVSAITRTGARVSGVVLASGEMLNSKFVLNGAGAWATGLARTADLELPISPVMRQVFILETEANPEEIYPLTVFPSGMYLVHEHENCWMCGQSFDDDPIGFDFSTNRNTFMDKMWPDLVEYAPAFDRLKITGAWAGLYAVNTFDGNAILGEWPELQGFMLANGFSGHGFQQCHAVGRYLAELILGQTPKLDLSIFSPKRILENKPVFEGHGKLV